The Maylandia zebra isolate NMK-2024a linkage group LG7, Mzebra_GT3a, whole genome shotgun sequence genome contains a region encoding:
- the exoc3l1 gene encoding exocyst complex component 3-like protein isoform X4 yields MSAGDQKNGGDKPEDMVPQPEVWPEVERAECLARGAALKWASGVFCRPEHLERLSQYRKRESQRTASVHTRLKSMVQSYLEGVGWGLEQLREARTELREVSRDLKKAGLESDQNTEGGRSLERLREVSANHSQLLTAVSNLPRLYSVRSMVMETERLVESRRLLEAHAKLMDLEYLQDDILWQLNKAAGGALSTEDQEVVAKYFSGVRHLVDALGKELWAVVSSALALARQNPTPFVSAVRIVEREEALDQTLLEERGGGGGNSRPLPPGRPRCWRACFFKVLEEAVAARFRSVSYLHTRGPGLAGHLSALQHGIMADLATVRHLLEHCVPQQYKLTGAYLRASHRCLHAHLTQVSSWDLESGEIFAVLNWVLHIYNSPDMMGHPELVTEMEREELRPLISTEGLEQLQSKYVQSVRKSVSEWMHKALQVELQDWQRDQEPDTDHEGFYQTSLPTIITQMLEENARVALMIGESLRDQTIQMGLYEMENLLNRFREALVEFGKEHRRDLSNSKNKFYLHYLLASISNCIILKKSTESLQQQQSSQSAGQFTRTPPNPLAALDRAVRRACRLVMDQLLLDLKPFLPGLLTRPWLAQGDPTPKLCRVLERHLELYLRVRPPCRQVSDSESGLEMYCVCRG; encoded by the exons ATGTCAGCTGGGGATCAGAAGAATGGTGGTGACAAACCAGAAG ACATGGTGCCACAGCCTGAGGTGTGGCCTGAGGTGGAGAGGGCAGAGTGTTTGGCCCGCGGCGCTGCCCTGAAGTGGGCGTCGGGTGTTTTCTGTCGGCCTGAACATCTGGAGCGACTCAGTCAATACAGGAAGAGAGAAAGTCAGAGGACAGCGTCCGTTCACACCAGACTGAAG TCCATGGTCCAGTCGTACCTGGAGGGAGTGGGCTGGGGTCTGGAGCAGCTCCGCGAGGCCCGGACTGAGCTGAGGGAAGTGTCACGTGATTTGAAGAAAGCTGGACTGGAGTCTGATCAAAACACAGAGGGGGGAAGATCTCTGGAGAGACTGAGAGAGGTGTCTGCAAACCACAGTCAGCTCCTCACTGCCGTTAGCAACCTGCCACGACTTTACTCCG TGCGTAGCATGGTGATGGAGACAGAGCGCCTGGTGGAGTCCCGGCGGCTGTTGGAGGCCCATGCCAAGCTGATGGATCTGGAGTACTTGCAGGATGATATTCTATGGCAGCTCAACAAGGCCGCAGGAGGTGCACTCAGCACTGAAGACCAGGAAGTGGTGGCCAAATATTTCTCTGGAGTCCGGCACCTGGTCGATGCACTGG GGAAGGAGCTGTGGGCGGTGGTGAGCAGTGCTCTGGCTCTGGCCCGACAAAACCCCACGCCGTTTGTATCCGCTGTGAGAATTGTGGAGCGGGAGGAGGCGCTGGACCAAACTCTGCTGGAGGAGAGGGGAGGCGGCGGAGGCAACAGCAGGCCCCTACCCCCTGGACGACCTCGCTGCTGGAGAGCGTGCTTCTTCAAG GTACTAGAGGAGGCGGTGGCGGCGCGGTTTCGCAGTGTTTCCTATCTGCACACACGTGGTCCGGGTCTGGCAGGTCACCTCTCTGCACTGCAGCACGGCATCATGGCCGACCTGGCCACCGTACGCCACCTGCTGGAGCACTGCGTCCCGCAACAATACAAGCTGACTGGAGCCTACTTGAGGGCCAGCCACCGCTGTTTACATGCCCACCTGACACAG GTTAGCAGCTGGGACCTGGAGAGCGGTGAAATCTTCGCTGTGCTCAACTGGGTGCTGCACATCTACAACAG CCCGGACATGATGGGTCATCCTGAGCTGGTGACggagatggagagagaagaGCTGAGGCCTCTAATCTCCACAGAGGGACTCGAGCAGCTGCAGAGCAAATACGTGCAGAGTGTTCGG AAGAGTGTATCTGAATGGATGCACAAAGCTCTGCAGGTGGAGCTGCAGGACTGGCAGAGGGACCAGGAGCCAGATACAGACCATGAGGGCTTCTACCAAACAAGCCTGCCCACAATCATCACACAG ATGCTGGAGGAGAACGCCCGGGTGGCTCTGATGATCGGCGAGTCCCTGCGAGATCAGACTATACAGATGGGACTGTATGAGATGGAGAACCTCCTGAACAG GTTTCGTGAAGCTCTGGTGGAATTCGGAAAGGAGCATCGCAGGGATCTGAGCAACAGCAAAAATAAGTTCTACCTCCACTATCTGCTGGCCTCCATCAGCAACTGCATCATCCTCAA GAAGTCCACGGAgagcctgcagcagcagcagtcgtCCCAGTCGGCAGGCCAGTTCACTCGCACTCCTCCTAACCCTCTGGCAGCTCTGGACCGGGCGGTGCGGCGGGCGTGCCGGCTTGTCATGGATCAGCTCTTGCTGGATTTGAAGCCTTTCCTCCCAGGCCTGCTCACCCGACCCTGGCTGGCTCAGGGAGACCCGACCCCCAAACTTTGCCGCGTCCTGGAGCGTCACCTGGAGCTGTACTTGCGCGTTCGGCCTCCCTGCCGGCAGGTATCAGATTCAGAGAGCGGTTTAGAAATGTACTGTGTGTGTCGAGGGTAA
- the exoc3l1 gene encoding exocyst complex component 3-like protein isoform X3: protein MSAGDQKNGGDKPEDMVPQPEVWPEVERAECLARGAALKWASGVFCRPEHLERLSQYRKRESQRTASVHTRLKSMVQSYLEGVGWGLEQLREARTELREVSRDLKKAGLESDQNTEGGRSLERLREVSANHSQLLTAVSNLPRLYSVRSMVMETERLVESRRLLEAHAKLMDLEYLQDDILWQLNKAAGGALSTEDQEVVAKYFSGVRHLVDALGKELWAVVSSALALARQNPTPFVSAVRIVEREEALDQTLLEERGGGGGNSRPLPPGRPRCWRACFFKVLEEAVAARFRSVSYLHTRGPGLAGHLSALQHGIMADLATVRHLLEHCVPQQYKLTGAYLRASHRCLHAHLTQVSSWDLESGEIFAVLNWVLHIYNSPDMMGHPELVTEMEREELRPLISTEGLEQLQSKYVQSVRKSVSEWMHKALQVELQDWQRDQEPDTDHEGFYQTSLPTIITQMLEENARVALMIGESLRDQTIQMGLYEMENLLNRFREALVEFGKEHRRDLSNSKNKFYLHYLLASISNCIILKKSTESLQQQQSSQSAGQFTRTPPNPLAALDRAVRRACRLVMDQLLLDLKPFLPGLLTRPWLAQGDPTPKLCRVLERHLELYLRVRPPCRQRLQEEAQWLMVVEYVRALMQKRLVCRSGEERRQLAQQMLQDDQLFREIFHSLEGEGSAPEVNPLALLPVLAEFIRLKDPNMLTLEVSGLAAKYPDISEEHVSVLLEIRGDVSRDIKGAVLDLLEQSAPPLPVGYRPIFTDILVPPSTMAFCLPTAKCA, encoded by the exons ATGTCAGCTGGGGATCAGAAGAATGGTGGTGACAAACCAGAAG ACATGGTGCCACAGCCTGAGGTGTGGCCTGAGGTGGAGAGGGCAGAGTGTTTGGCCCGCGGCGCTGCCCTGAAGTGGGCGTCGGGTGTTTTCTGTCGGCCTGAACATCTGGAGCGACTCAGTCAATACAGGAAGAGAGAAAGTCAGAGGACAGCGTCCGTTCACACCAGACTGAAG TCCATGGTCCAGTCGTACCTGGAGGGAGTGGGCTGGGGTCTGGAGCAGCTCCGCGAGGCCCGGACTGAGCTGAGGGAAGTGTCACGTGATTTGAAGAAAGCTGGACTGGAGTCTGATCAAAACACAGAGGGGGGAAGATCTCTGGAGAGACTGAGAGAGGTGTCTGCAAACCACAGTCAGCTCCTCACTGCCGTTAGCAACCTGCCACGACTTTACTCCG TGCGTAGCATGGTGATGGAGACAGAGCGCCTGGTGGAGTCCCGGCGGCTGTTGGAGGCCCATGCCAAGCTGATGGATCTGGAGTACTTGCAGGATGATATTCTATGGCAGCTCAACAAGGCCGCAGGAGGTGCACTCAGCACTGAAGACCAGGAAGTGGTGGCCAAATATTTCTCTGGAGTCCGGCACCTGGTCGATGCACTGG GGAAGGAGCTGTGGGCGGTGGTGAGCAGTGCTCTGGCTCTGGCCCGACAAAACCCCACGCCGTTTGTATCCGCTGTGAGAATTGTGGAGCGGGAGGAGGCGCTGGACCAAACTCTGCTGGAGGAGAGGGGAGGCGGCGGAGGCAACAGCAGGCCCCTACCCCCTGGACGACCTCGCTGCTGGAGAGCGTGCTTCTTCAAG GTACTAGAGGAGGCGGTGGCGGCGCGGTTTCGCAGTGTTTCCTATCTGCACACACGTGGTCCGGGTCTGGCAGGTCACCTCTCTGCACTGCAGCACGGCATCATGGCCGACCTGGCCACCGTACGCCACCTGCTGGAGCACTGCGTCCCGCAACAATACAAGCTGACTGGAGCCTACTTGAGGGCCAGCCACCGCTGTTTACATGCCCACCTGACACAG GTTAGCAGCTGGGACCTGGAGAGCGGTGAAATCTTCGCTGTGCTCAACTGGGTGCTGCACATCTACAACAG CCCGGACATGATGGGTCATCCTGAGCTGGTGACggagatggagagagaagaGCTGAGGCCTCTAATCTCCACAGAGGGACTCGAGCAGCTGCAGAGCAAATACGTGCAGAGTGTTCGG AAGAGTGTATCTGAATGGATGCACAAAGCTCTGCAGGTGGAGCTGCAGGACTGGCAGAGGGACCAGGAGCCAGATACAGACCATGAGGGCTTCTACCAAACAAGCCTGCCCACAATCATCACACAG ATGCTGGAGGAGAACGCCCGGGTGGCTCTGATGATCGGCGAGTCCCTGCGAGATCAGACTATACAGATGGGACTGTATGAGATGGAGAACCTCCTGAACAG GTTTCGTGAAGCTCTGGTGGAATTCGGAAAGGAGCATCGCAGGGATCTGAGCAACAGCAAAAATAAGTTCTACCTCCACTATCTGCTGGCCTCCATCAGCAACTGCATCATCCTCAA GAAGTCCACGGAgagcctgcagcagcagcagtcgtCCCAGTCGGCAGGCCAGTTCACTCGCACTCCTCCTAACCCTCTGGCAGCTCTGGACCGGGCGGTGCGGCGGGCGTGCCGGCTTGTCATGGATCAGCTCTTGCTGGATTTGAAGCCTTTCCTCCCAGGCCTGCTCACCCGACCCTGGCTGGCTCAGGGAGACCCGACCCCCAAACTTTGCCGCGTCCTGGAGCGTCACCTGGAGCTGTACTTGCGCGTTCGGCCTCCCTGCCGGCAG cgtctgcAGGAAGAGGCCCAGTGGCTGATGGTGGTGGAGTACGTCAGGGCTCTGATGCAGAAGAGGCTGGTGTGTCGTAGTGGCGAGGAGAGGAGGCAGCTCGCTCAGCAGATGCTTCAGGACGACCAGCTGTTCAGAGAAATCTTCCACAGCCTG GAAGGTGAAGGGTCAGCACCTGAAGTGAACCCTTTGGCCTTACTCCCTGTCCTGGCCGAATTCATCCGCCTCAAAGACCCCAACATGCTCACACTGGAGGTGTCTGGACTTGCAGCCAAATATCCTGACATCAG TGAGGAGCACGTGTCCGTGCTGCTGGAAATCCGAGGCGACGTCTCTCGGGACATCAAAGGGGCTGTACTGGATTTGCTGGAGCAGAGCGCTCCCCCTCTTCCCGTCGGATACCGACCCATCTTCACTGACATCCTGGTGCCTCCCTCCACCATGGCCTTCTGCCTGCCAACTGCCAAGTGTGCATAG
- the exoc3l1 gene encoding exocyst complex component 3-like protein isoform X2, whose translation MSAGDQKNGGDKPEDMVPQPEVWPEVERAECLARGAALKWASGVFCRPEHLERLSQYRKRESQRTASVHTRLKSMVQSYLEGVGWGLEQLREARTELREVSRDLKKAGLESDQNTEGGRSLERLREVSANHSQLLTAVSNLPRLYSVRSMVMETERLVESRRLLEAHAKLMDLEYLQDDILWQLNKAAGGALSTEDQEVVAKYFSGVRHLVDALGKELWAVVSSALALARQNPTPFVSAVRIVEREEALDQTLLEERGGGGGNSRPLPPGRPRCWRACFFKVLEEAVAARFRSVSYLHTRGPGLAGHLSALQHGIMADLATVRHLLEHCVPQQYKLTGAYLRASHRCLHAHLTQVSSWDLESGEIFAVLNWVLHIYNSPDMMGHPELVTEMEREELRPLISTEGLEQLQSKYVQSVRKSVSEWMHKALQVELQDWQRDQEPDTDHEGFYQTSLPTIITQMLEENARVALMIGESLRDQTIQMGLYEMENLLNRFREALVEFGKEHRRDLSNSKNKFYLHYLLASISNCIILKKSTESLQQQQSSQSAGQFTRTPPNPLAALDRAVRRACRLVMDQLLLDLKPFLPGLLTRPWLAQGDPTPKLCRVLERHLELYLRVRPPCRQRLQEEAQWLMVVEYVRALMQKRLVCRSGEERRQLAQQMLQDDQLFREIFHSLQEGEGSAPEVNPLALLPVLAEFIRLKDPNMLTLEVSGLAAKYPDISEEHVSVLLEIRGDVSRDIKGAVLDLLEQSAPPLPVGYRPIFTDILVPPSTMAFCLPTAKCA comes from the exons ATGTCAGCTGGGGATCAGAAGAATGGTGGTGACAAACCAGAAG ACATGGTGCCACAGCCTGAGGTGTGGCCTGAGGTGGAGAGGGCAGAGTGTTTGGCCCGCGGCGCTGCCCTGAAGTGGGCGTCGGGTGTTTTCTGTCGGCCTGAACATCTGGAGCGACTCAGTCAATACAGGAAGAGAGAAAGTCAGAGGACAGCGTCCGTTCACACCAGACTGAAG TCCATGGTCCAGTCGTACCTGGAGGGAGTGGGCTGGGGTCTGGAGCAGCTCCGCGAGGCCCGGACTGAGCTGAGGGAAGTGTCACGTGATTTGAAGAAAGCTGGACTGGAGTCTGATCAAAACACAGAGGGGGGAAGATCTCTGGAGAGACTGAGAGAGGTGTCTGCAAACCACAGTCAGCTCCTCACTGCCGTTAGCAACCTGCCACGACTTTACTCCG TGCGTAGCATGGTGATGGAGACAGAGCGCCTGGTGGAGTCCCGGCGGCTGTTGGAGGCCCATGCCAAGCTGATGGATCTGGAGTACTTGCAGGATGATATTCTATGGCAGCTCAACAAGGCCGCAGGAGGTGCACTCAGCACTGAAGACCAGGAAGTGGTGGCCAAATATTTCTCTGGAGTCCGGCACCTGGTCGATGCACTGG GGAAGGAGCTGTGGGCGGTGGTGAGCAGTGCTCTGGCTCTGGCCCGACAAAACCCCACGCCGTTTGTATCCGCTGTGAGAATTGTGGAGCGGGAGGAGGCGCTGGACCAAACTCTGCTGGAGGAGAGGGGAGGCGGCGGAGGCAACAGCAGGCCCCTACCCCCTGGACGACCTCGCTGCTGGAGAGCGTGCTTCTTCAAG GTACTAGAGGAGGCGGTGGCGGCGCGGTTTCGCAGTGTTTCCTATCTGCACACACGTGGTCCGGGTCTGGCAGGTCACCTCTCTGCACTGCAGCACGGCATCATGGCCGACCTGGCCACCGTACGCCACCTGCTGGAGCACTGCGTCCCGCAACAATACAAGCTGACTGGAGCCTACTTGAGGGCCAGCCACCGCTGTTTACATGCCCACCTGACACAG GTTAGCAGCTGGGACCTGGAGAGCGGTGAAATCTTCGCTGTGCTCAACTGGGTGCTGCACATCTACAACAG CCCGGACATGATGGGTCATCCTGAGCTGGTGACggagatggagagagaagaGCTGAGGCCTCTAATCTCCACAGAGGGACTCGAGCAGCTGCAGAGCAAATACGTGCAGAGTGTTCGG AAGAGTGTATCTGAATGGATGCACAAAGCTCTGCAGGTGGAGCTGCAGGACTGGCAGAGGGACCAGGAGCCAGATACAGACCATGAGGGCTTCTACCAAACAAGCCTGCCCACAATCATCACACAG ATGCTGGAGGAGAACGCCCGGGTGGCTCTGATGATCGGCGAGTCCCTGCGAGATCAGACTATACAGATGGGACTGTATGAGATGGAGAACCTCCTGAACAG GTTTCGTGAAGCTCTGGTGGAATTCGGAAAGGAGCATCGCAGGGATCTGAGCAACAGCAAAAATAAGTTCTACCTCCACTATCTGCTGGCCTCCATCAGCAACTGCATCATCCTCAA GAAGTCCACGGAgagcctgcagcagcagcagtcgtCCCAGTCGGCAGGCCAGTTCACTCGCACTCCTCCTAACCCTCTGGCAGCTCTGGACCGGGCGGTGCGGCGGGCGTGCCGGCTTGTCATGGATCAGCTCTTGCTGGATTTGAAGCCTTTCCTCCCAGGCCTGCTCACCCGACCCTGGCTGGCTCAGGGAGACCCGACCCCCAAACTTTGCCGCGTCCTGGAGCGTCACCTGGAGCTGTACTTGCGCGTTCGGCCTCCCTGCCGGCAG cgtctgcAGGAAGAGGCCCAGTGGCTGATGGTGGTGGAGTACGTCAGGGCTCTGATGCAGAAGAGGCTGGTGTGTCGTAGTGGCGAGGAGAGGAGGCAGCTCGCTCAGCAGATGCTTCAGGACGACCAGCTGTTCAGAGAAATCTTCCACAGCCTG CAGGAAGGTGAAGGGTCAGCACCTGAAGTGAACCCTTTGGCCTTACTCCCTGTCCTGGCCGAATTCATCCGCCTCAAAGACCCCAACATGCTCACACTGGAGGTGTCTGGACTTGCAGCCAAATATCCTGACATCAG TGAGGAGCACGTGTCCGTGCTGCTGGAAATCCGAGGCGACGTCTCTCGGGACATCAAAGGGGCTGTACTGGATTTGCTGGAGCAGAGCGCTCCCCCTCTTCCCGTCGGATACCGACCCATCTTCACTGACATCCTGGTGCCTCCCTCCACCATGGCCTTCTGCCTGCCAACTGCCAAGTGTGCATAG
- the exoc3l1 gene encoding exocyst complex component 3-like protein isoform X1: MSAGDQKNGGDKPEDMVPQPEVWPEVERAECLARGAALKWASGVFCRPEHLERLSQYRKRESQRTASVHTRLKSMVQSYLEGVGWGLEQLREARTELREVSRDLKKAGLESDQNTEGGRSLERLREVSANHSQLLTAVSNLPRLYSVRSMVMETERLVESRRLLEAHAKLMDLEYLQDDILWQLNKAAGGALSTEDQEVVAKYFSGVRHLVDALGKELWAVVSSALALARQNPTPFVSAVRIVEREEALDQTLLEERGGGGGNSRPLPPGRPRCWRACFFKVLEEAVAARFRSVSYLHTRGPGLAGHLSALQHGIMADLATVRHLLEHCVPQQYKLTGAYLRASHRCLHAHLTQVSSWDLESGEIFAVLNWVLHIYNSPDMMGHPELVTEMEREELRPLISTEGLEQLQSKYVQSVRKSVSEWMHKALQVELQDWQRDQEPDTDHEGFYQTSLPTIITQMLEENARVALMIGESLRDQTIQMGLYEMENLLNRFREALVEFGKEHRRDLSNSKNKFYLHYLLASISNCIILKKSTESLQQQQSSQSAGQFTRTPPNPLAALDRAVRRACRLVMDQLLLDLKPFLPGLLTRPWLAQGDPTPKLCRVLERHLELYLRVRPPCRQRLQEEAQWLMVVEYVRALMQKRLVCRSGEERRQLAQQMLQDDQLFREIFHSLNIHTCPCAITQSHTCIDLSQQEGEGSAPEVNPLALLPVLAEFIRLKDPNMLTLEVSGLAAKYPDISEEHVSVLLEIRGDVSRDIKGAVLDLLEQSAPPLPVGYRPIFTDILVPPSTMAFCLPTAKCA; the protein is encoded by the exons ATGTCAGCTGGGGATCAGAAGAATGGTGGTGACAAACCAGAAG ACATGGTGCCACAGCCTGAGGTGTGGCCTGAGGTGGAGAGGGCAGAGTGTTTGGCCCGCGGCGCTGCCCTGAAGTGGGCGTCGGGTGTTTTCTGTCGGCCTGAACATCTGGAGCGACTCAGTCAATACAGGAAGAGAGAAAGTCAGAGGACAGCGTCCGTTCACACCAGACTGAAG TCCATGGTCCAGTCGTACCTGGAGGGAGTGGGCTGGGGTCTGGAGCAGCTCCGCGAGGCCCGGACTGAGCTGAGGGAAGTGTCACGTGATTTGAAGAAAGCTGGACTGGAGTCTGATCAAAACACAGAGGGGGGAAGATCTCTGGAGAGACTGAGAGAGGTGTCTGCAAACCACAGTCAGCTCCTCACTGCCGTTAGCAACCTGCCACGACTTTACTCCG TGCGTAGCATGGTGATGGAGACAGAGCGCCTGGTGGAGTCCCGGCGGCTGTTGGAGGCCCATGCCAAGCTGATGGATCTGGAGTACTTGCAGGATGATATTCTATGGCAGCTCAACAAGGCCGCAGGAGGTGCACTCAGCACTGAAGACCAGGAAGTGGTGGCCAAATATTTCTCTGGAGTCCGGCACCTGGTCGATGCACTGG GGAAGGAGCTGTGGGCGGTGGTGAGCAGTGCTCTGGCTCTGGCCCGACAAAACCCCACGCCGTTTGTATCCGCTGTGAGAATTGTGGAGCGGGAGGAGGCGCTGGACCAAACTCTGCTGGAGGAGAGGGGAGGCGGCGGAGGCAACAGCAGGCCCCTACCCCCTGGACGACCTCGCTGCTGGAGAGCGTGCTTCTTCAAG GTACTAGAGGAGGCGGTGGCGGCGCGGTTTCGCAGTGTTTCCTATCTGCACACACGTGGTCCGGGTCTGGCAGGTCACCTCTCTGCACTGCAGCACGGCATCATGGCCGACCTGGCCACCGTACGCCACCTGCTGGAGCACTGCGTCCCGCAACAATACAAGCTGACTGGAGCCTACTTGAGGGCCAGCCACCGCTGTTTACATGCCCACCTGACACAG GTTAGCAGCTGGGACCTGGAGAGCGGTGAAATCTTCGCTGTGCTCAACTGGGTGCTGCACATCTACAACAG CCCGGACATGATGGGTCATCCTGAGCTGGTGACggagatggagagagaagaGCTGAGGCCTCTAATCTCCACAGAGGGACTCGAGCAGCTGCAGAGCAAATACGTGCAGAGTGTTCGG AAGAGTGTATCTGAATGGATGCACAAAGCTCTGCAGGTGGAGCTGCAGGACTGGCAGAGGGACCAGGAGCCAGATACAGACCATGAGGGCTTCTACCAAACAAGCCTGCCCACAATCATCACACAG ATGCTGGAGGAGAACGCCCGGGTGGCTCTGATGATCGGCGAGTCCCTGCGAGATCAGACTATACAGATGGGACTGTATGAGATGGAGAACCTCCTGAACAG GTTTCGTGAAGCTCTGGTGGAATTCGGAAAGGAGCATCGCAGGGATCTGAGCAACAGCAAAAATAAGTTCTACCTCCACTATCTGCTGGCCTCCATCAGCAACTGCATCATCCTCAA GAAGTCCACGGAgagcctgcagcagcagcagtcgtCCCAGTCGGCAGGCCAGTTCACTCGCACTCCTCCTAACCCTCTGGCAGCTCTGGACCGGGCGGTGCGGCGGGCGTGCCGGCTTGTCATGGATCAGCTCTTGCTGGATTTGAAGCCTTTCCTCCCAGGCCTGCTCACCCGACCCTGGCTGGCTCAGGGAGACCCGACCCCCAAACTTTGCCGCGTCCTGGAGCGTCACCTGGAGCTGTACTTGCGCGTTCGGCCTCCCTGCCGGCAG cgtctgcAGGAAGAGGCCCAGTGGCTGATGGTGGTGGAGTACGTCAGGGCTCTGATGCAGAAGAGGCTGGTGTGTCGTAGTGGCGAGGAGAGGAGGCAGCTCGCTCAGCAGATGCTTCAGGACGACCAGCTGTTCAGAGAAATCTTCCACAGCCTG AATATTCATACCTGTCCGTGCGCGATCACTCAAAGCCACACGTGCATCGATCTGTCTCAGCAGGAAGGTGAAGGGTCAGCACCTGAAGTGAACCCTTTGGCCTTACTCCCTGTCCTGGCCGAATTCATCCGCCTCAAAGACCCCAACATGCTCACACTGGAGGTGTCTGGACTTGCAGCCAAATATCCTGACATCAG TGAGGAGCACGTGTCCGTGCTGCTGGAAATCCGAGGCGACGTCTCTCGGGACATCAAAGGGGCTGTACTGGATTTGCTGGAGCAGAGCGCTCCCCCTCTTCCCGTCGGATACCGACCCATCTTCACTGACATCCTGGTGCCTCCCTCCACCATGGCCTTCTGCCTGCCAACTGCCAAGTGTGCATAG